The Montipora capricornis isolate CH-2021 chromosome 3, ASM3666992v2, whole genome shotgun sequence genome includes the window TGTGATTGGTGCTTACCTTCTGTGATGTGTGGGGGATCATGTGGGGTTGTCTGGTTTTGCGAGTCATGGGtacagtctccatcttggagctggctgccaatagtggaagctccaggatgtcttGGGAATGCAACCTCCACTTAGCAATGCAGTTGTTAACCTGTGTTTACCTTTGATTGTTCTATATTTACAGGTCTGCACAGAAGGTCGACTTTTATTAGAATTCACTCTGGATGATCTAATGAGGATACGAAACTGGCACTTTGCCATACGGCATTACACAGAAATGATTCCGCGAAATGTGATTGTTGGAGCACAGGATCCAACCTTTTTGGAACCCTTATCCAAAAACATAACCAGACAAGGAATGACCAATGCCACTCTCAATTATTTAAGGGTAAGGAAAAAATGTTgggtttttgaagaaaattttgaaaatttaaacaaGATTTCCAATCCAAATAAGAACTTTTAAAATGGTTGCACAATTTTCCGTCACTCATGTGTATAAACAAGAAGCTTCCTTTGCCATTTTCACCACCAACAGATTGATTAATTTTGCTTCCTTGGCattccttttctttaaaaagCTATACTGTTTACAGCACATTAATTTTCTTATAGTTGTTGTTAGCTCCATTGTTTCTTTGAGCGAAAGAAGTGGCATGCTGGTCTGTCGCCTAGGTTTACTCATACAACCAGATTGctttgttaacccattcattcccccactgacaagtaaaatcatctgccaTTAGACAGAGGAATATCTTTAAGTTACAAatctcggggctgaaagggttaacttaataattattgctgtGATGAGCAGTATTTGTTCAGGGCTCGAAATGAAAAAAGATAATAATTCAATCACAATTTTGCTgcaagatacaaaaatttagtcACAATTTCACAAATCCTAGTCCTAAAGTCGCCAGCAAAGTTGTTACTCAGTATTGTATTGCcaatggttaaaaaaaatatatatatatacacgcaTACATAAATCTGTtggtaaagaaactgctgaaaatagCGAATAATCGAGAGTATGGTGTTGTGCACGTAACGTTGCagctaaataattattatgcaacAACTGTGCCCCGTattttcagattgaaagaaaattcatggcaagaaacaaaatattttttcatttctttatttattttagcaaaaatgGTGGTagagtggcaactgctaacccttttattttgaaagagCAAAGGTGAAAACTAGTTGCAAAGTTTTGACTTCTCCAGATATGTTAGTCATCAGGAGAAAAAATTCATTCATTAAGTGAATGTCGATTGTCACTAGAAATGAGATTGATGAATGTGATTAATTGGGAGATTTCAGCTGATAATCTTGAGATCGGGAGATTCGGTCCAAAATCTGGAGTTTTCAGGATTATCTGAGAGAGTTGACAGCCCTGCTTACGTTCTGGTGAAGGACACGTGTTAACTCGGCcatttatacatgtacttaacTTTAATTTCTTAACCTTTCCTCCTTTCTCCTATGATCAAGCAAAATTGTTGCCACTTGGCAtggtttcttcttcaaactAAGTTAAAGacattttgttcaaaatatTAACAACTCAATCTTCTTTATTTTTCAGCTTTGTGTAATTCTTGAACCCATGCAGGAACTCATGTCACGTCACAAGACTTATAACTTGAACCCAAGAGGTAATAATCATAATGTAATCCCATCCCATAGATCTCATGTTCTGTTCTTGCTCGAATCATACATTTCTGTCAGTTTTATTTTGCATCTTTTCCTAGACTGCCTCGTCACCCAAtttcaaagtgtttttgttGCAAGCTACCTTAACTGGGTGATTTTTTCCAAAAGTCTGTGTTGTAATTCATTCTTGCGCCATAATTGATTTAGTTAACAGTATATTTTCCCATATGAACAGAATGTTTGAAGTCAACCCTGTTTCAGAGGTGGCAAAGAATGTATGCTCCCCCAGGTAagatacagtaccgctcagagaTAAGCGAACCACCAAACTCATTCGTGATCAATGCGTTTGCCACATTAACTTTCCGAAGCATTTGCCTCTCAAAAGGTTCAATGATGCGTTTGAAAAGTAATgtcacaaaataaaacacagtcTTGTCGTCTGACTATGCAAAGTTTGGCTTTTGGCCTATTAAACACAAAAAGGTGAATGTTTTCAGATTTTTGCATGTCGCATAGCAGTGTCATGTAAACTAaagtttcaagatttttttgaagtgaccaaaaacacttCAAGGACAAGCGTATTGAAAATCCATAATTTAACGCACCAGCAAGCAGTTGTAAACACGGGATTGCCAGTCTGAGACTGTCTTGCAGCttttaactacatgtacatgaacccAAAGCCTCGGGACAATGATTTTGTCAACATTTGGAGTGGTCTTTTGTTAAAAAACAAATGCATTTTAGATGTACAGGAATCAAAATACACGTTGCACTGTTTCAACACGAAGATGTGAAAATGTGATGTGACAAGCCGacttaccgtaaagactcgcagataagccgcacctttttccttttttccaaaatttgcaatcaaaatcgtaggtgcggcttatctgcgagaccatttgggaaaggtgctgtgaatttcggtgtccagtcttccatcgtccgatattatgcctggttacacagcttcgcacagtgcatgcaagaaaacaacaaatttatgctcaaaattctatggaaaaactgccttgaatggagaaatacatgtgaacaaataccagaataatatcaatcatatgtcataagtggtggacatgatgtttattctactaaagagctaaaattacgggtaagactttaaagtattttttgatccattgttggcgagtttgccttggatgaagacagaacacttcatggcctcgactttggatttctttcgagtttttttcatgaaaaactttttttccaaaaattgagttgctaaactcggggtgcggcttatctgcgagtgcagcttatctgcgagtctttacagTAATTTTACTTTCTGTATGAAAATAACCAAATTAAATGATTCAGTTTAAATCATTGAACTCTTTAATTAAACCCCcaaaaaatcccgaaaaaaatCATAATACGTCATGAAACTGAACGAAACTTCAGTTCCTTGCGAGACAAATTAAACATCAATAGGGAGATGATGAAAGGTCACAGCACCACTTAAGGTCAACATCACGCAAACCAGGACTTCAAAACAGCAGCAATAGCAAATGTTTCACAGATTAGTGTGCTGAATATCTTACCTCTCTAGTCAAGTGCAAGACAACTTTACAAGATCGCGATTTACAAAGATTGCTGCAAACTAGCCATCGTAGTTCATTGAGAAATTTGGTTTGTACTTAACATCCGCAGAATGTGTTCATAATTCTGAGGAATGTCACCTTGTGCTCTTTGGCTTgaatcaatcaaatttccaacATATCCAGCAAAATTGACTCTGCCTCCGCAAAATTGAATTGggttgtttttgtttagttcgCAGCTCGAATACCATTATGAGGTGTTTTTCGAAAATCTTTGGTAAAAAGTTTCATACAGATTCTATTGCTTTCCATCGGTGTTGAGTTCGAATGTACTAATGTATGGTgtgaaccaaagatgctgatcaGTAGGTTATGTCACACATCAaatatgattattattgatttggCTCTCTGGTTTTGGGTCAACTCTTGGCGTGGGAATTTTGATTGAAGGAAGCttaaaacgcagtttggcgcttgaagatgagattctgcagaattatgaaaattgcagtACTTCTGCCTTGTTGGAAGTCAACAGGATGTATTTTGTAATTGGGATGTGTGATCTACCAAGATAGTTCATTGCATTATGCAATGAAGCTGTGGCTTGTTTTGAAGAACCTTTGAAAGTTTAACATTCATGTGTTGTAGAATATAACCAAGGTGACATGATGTGGCAGCCGAATACTCCAACGACTCCAGGTAGGCCTTAACTGATCACTATACATATTCCCCCTATCTTTGGTTTTCAAATATCTATAATAATCGTTGTTAAGAAAGGATACATTTTGGAATTGAATTGTTATAAGGAGACTGATCATTAAACATTGCAAGCctaaatatttttgtaattatCAGTGTTCAGTGGCATGAAAGTGTAATAATTAACATGACATTTTATTTAATGCTGTggggcgttttttttttttttttgtaacataTAACTTGACCTACAAAACAATGTTGTTTCTTTATGGAACTGGATCCTTCAGGTCGGTGTAGCCCTGAAGACGACTGTTTGTGACTGACTTTTCAGCATTGGAAGCAAAACTTGTCTTCGGAGTCAAGGGTTGACTCTAGACTCTGAAATTGACTTCAGCTGAGGTTGTCAAAACACCAGTCATAAACCAGTTCTTCTCTGGTTTACACTTGGCCTGATGATCAAATTCCATCAAGGTCTGTCATTTCTGGGTTTAAACCATTTTCCTTTTACTTCCTTCATCAAATCCTGGAACATCTCATATATACTTGTTTCTCCTCAAAAGGATCCCCTTTTCCTAAACTTCTTGACAGAACACTGACTGGGCAGCCTGCTTCAAAAAAAGGTCAGCCTCAGTTCAACTCATGATGGAGCTTTACCACAAGATGTCCttggatttgatttgatttgcgtcaaTTTGTTggtttcaatttacagtgtccccaatttgtgctccagcgctagaatacTAGACACTAGATATAGTGCTTTtcctgtaaataaataaagttcctttcctttccattagTAGATTACTTTTGTTTGGGGGAAAAAGTCTTGCCATAGTCTTTCTGTGTCAGTTGGGCTTCCTGTGGTAGAATGGGACCTGTTTCTGTTAGTAAAGCCCAGATAATGGTTTGGGCCGATAGGCTCTTTGTGAGGCTAAGATCTGTTTTATTCTGAAAAACTGATCtctaaacatgttttcaagaccagagaaaacaaaactaaatttgcaaaGTTTCATGCCTTGAATTGTTTCCTGTTTGAAGATGCAATGCATTTTCTGTGACCCAAAATAGTTATTCAAGTAAAGCTGAGTTTATTGTCTAAACCAGCTGAATATTGTTCAGCTTCATGTTGTAACCCTTTCACTTCTGAGGGgcttcccattgacgagtaaaatcgttaaGTGTCACTATTGGgcgtgaaagggttaaaagatGGCTAGTTTATAGGGGAAGGAAAAAGTTTAGGTAAAATGAGcagatttgaacaaaatgtaagaCAATCATTATTGATACACAAGGTTGCTTCTATTTCCTTGTGCATTTATAGAAttctggtttttttgttttaaagtgcaGGGGGTGAAtcttattattaaattattcatAGTAAACTGTtccaatttaaagaaaaatttatttACCACTAGGAAGCCCAATGAAAGGCCAGTATTGTCTCTAGTTTTGTTCTTTGCACATCTTGTGGTAAAACTCCATCCTGAGGTCGTTATATTATAGAGTTTTTTCAGTTTGGATATCTAAAAACAAATCAGCTTGTGGTCCATGGCTAATCCTTTGTGAcacatttacaatttttttgctttacTGTGAAAGGTTACCAAAGACTATTGTGGTCTTCTGCCCATTTTCCTTTTTCAGTGTCCAAGTCGAGAAAGAAGTCTGTAGACTGACAGTTTCAAAGCTGCTAAATGCCAAAAGTGACACTGGGGCAGATCTAGGGGTGGTTTTGTTTAACTCCTTAGACTGAAAGGAAACTTGTGGACAAGCAAATTTGCTTACTAATTGTAGTCCTTGTCTGACCTAGCTTCACCTATTGTAGCTCACCATGGGGATGTGTGCAAGGATATTATAAAATGGAGAAATCTCAAATTCTGACAGGGGTCATGTCTGCAGACTACCCAAGCCTTTAGTGTACAGTTCTTTAGCCTCTCCCTGCTCTCCCTCTTAAacaaaatcctggatccacccaaGGTGATAGCACTTAAAAGAAGGAGATAAGAAAACGTTTTTCCCTATGCTTATTTTAACTCTATGACCTGTGCTGTGTTGTTAAATTCTCCTCTGTTGAAATAACCATTGAACTCACTTGTGGTCATAACCATTTCAAAGTTACCAGGCACTTGTTAGGTGCATTTTTGTCTTGGGTGAGGTCGTAATGCAACATGCTAGTTTAGCAGAAGAAGTATCTGTACGGGTACAACAgtttgctgtatttcttccaGCAGATACTACGCGTCCAACAAGGACGAGGCGGAAACGCAAGCCAGCAACTGCGAATTCATCAACTCCTAACACTGGAATGAATAGTACATCGAGTAAGAAGAAGTCCCCAAGCACACCAGGTTTCGCAATAGCAACTCAAGATGTCATGGTGGTTGGAGAGCCATCTCTCATGGGTGGAGAATTCGGAGATGAAGATGAAAGGCTTATTACAAGGTGTGTTAAAatggctttatttattttatgaattcttttttggaaaaaagtatCAACCTATTTGTACAAGAATGGATTACTCACTTTTGGCTATCGATAGCCTTGCttgtttcatttatttgcaATGTGACAGAGTAataagttaaaaaggaaaaacaagttAATAAACACTGATCACTTTTTTACAAGTTTttagcatttaaaaaaaaaaaaggtttttcttgcTTGCCTTAAACCTGATCTATAAACTACAAGATGTCAGAGTAACCAGTGATTCTGCTTGTTTTCAATTTGAGCATACCATCTCTtagagaataattattattattctgggCTGCAAATTAAATATTGTCACTCCAAACAGAAGCAACCAGAAATGTGATAACaacttttaaaatcattttgaatTGGTCATCAGcattcaaaattaatttgaccCTTGTAACTTCCACTTCCCAAACTGTGTTCACTGAACTCGTTACAACATTGCAGCATGGTACTGAAAATgatctaaaaaaataaatctaacTCCTCAGCATGCATTATTTGAAGTTAAGGGGGCCTCCCTTCTCTGGGAGATTGCTAAGCACAAGGGTAGCGACTAAGAATCACCTCCAGTGACTCGAGCTTTCATGTAATAATTGATAAACCAAAGAAAACCctaattaattttcttgaaaAGCATACACATTTTGTAAACAATACCAGTAGTTTATGGAACAATGGGCGATTAGTATTAAGTGCGTGGGTTTTACTAGAGTTGAATTATAAATCAACCAATTACTAAGTACTTTAATTCACTAATATTGAAAACACAGATTGGGTTACGAAGATGGCAAAAGTGATTTAGCTGACTTTTCTTCGGTAAGTGAAATGTTCACTCATCTATTGACCTCTGACAAAGAAATCAGTGGATCAATTCCACTCATTATGCTTGTATGTTGTAAGGTTTGGACGATATTAAAAGagcttaaaaataattattattgtggtAATgagaaatttaataatttttaacaAAGGACACTTGGAGCAGTGCAAGGTCAGGCATTTCCAGCATGAAGTTTTCTTTTTGACAGCTGGCCATGAATTTTGTCAGGGTTTATTTTGTCAGAGCAAAATAGATGGGGTAATATTGACCGAAGAAAGCGCAGTATGCTTGCATTAACCTTTCAGACTCAAGTTGTCCTTAAATCAAATAACATACTTAATGGTTAACATTGTTTTATGCAAAGTAATCAAGTAATTTCAATGTTTGTTTAATGGTGTGCCATTCTTTGTGTTCAGGTAATTTCTAAATGATTTGCTCGCTTGCAACAACACGTTATTATCATGGTCCTTCATTACAGAAGAGCATCTCTTCTGTGGCTTTATTTACACTGGAAGACATTCAATGCCTTTGGCATTTTTAAAAATCCTTTGGCCTTGGTTAAATGCCACCATTACATTAGTGGCCACACTTTCAAAGTCATTGAAAAGTGAATACATTGATGTGTAGGACTAGGCTCTAAATTGGTTTATTTGGACAGATgcaatttgttttatttaaaagGTTTATCCTCGTGGTCCCTGTGATGCACACAATCTATTCAAGGTTGTCAGAACAGCTGGCTGTTTTTGAAATGTAGAAGGTgaataagaaagaaaataaattctgcTTACCAATGGTGCACCAGTGTTGCTGGCCAAAGACAAGCAGTAACCAGCCACTTTCTACTACTAATTagtacaaaaattaataatatttatcatTGTCAGGCCAGGCAGTGGTATGACCAGAAATTTGACTGTGGTACTGAGATTGGATTCCTGAGAGGAAACCACACAAAAACATGCACTGATATTTCTCAGTACATTCATTTTTGGCCCAAAGTTATTCCTGTTATTGCCAGCATAGGAATATCTCAATTTAGGCATCGCGAAATGGGACGACAGGCAAGCAACTCCTCGCTCTCCATCTCTCACATCTTTTGTAGTTGAATCTTCCAAAACAAAACTACTCAAAATGTGGCTGCCTTGGTGGTGATGTCTTGGAAAGGCTTATGGTATATGAGgccacaaaagcaaaagaaggcTCAAGTCAAAGGAGACTTCGCCAAGTGGTGGAACATGTAAATGTATATGTACATAACGTTGATGGGTGCACCCTTTTCTTGCAATTGTGTTACAAATGCACAAGAGGGATTGAACCAGGGTAAACTTACACACGGATGAAAGTTTCCCCCACAGCATTTACTTCATTATATACTTTTACCAGAGACTTCAGTTTGTCTGCAAAGTGCATCTTTCAGTTGCATTTTCTTAGGGTTTTAGTTGCAAGTTTTGTCATTATTGAAtgtcttggtttttttttttttggtccaGATTGGAGAACACTCAATATGATGCAAGCAATGGTGTTGGAGATGATGGAGACTTTGGCAACAGTCCGATGAGTGGAAGCCCGAGCCTGTGGAGTACTGACAGAAAACCAAACCAAGATGACAATCCAGGAGACTGAAACACTTCTTGGCAACGTGTTGCCTTTCAAAAGCCTGAGGATCTTTCAGGATGGATATATGGAAGGCATACTGGCCTTCTTGCCCACAAAACATGCTCTGTGCAACAGGGTTATATTGTAGAGATTTTATGAGCCAGGGATATGTAAAGTTATTTATGCTGTTTCTTACGATATATTTTGACTGGTTGGGAATCCTATTGTATTCACTTTTTATTCACTCAAAAAATGCCCTGGTcgcagaggtttttcttgagccacgAGAGAGCTGCGAAGCGGTGAAGATGAGTCCCGAAGCAGTGAGAAGAGAacaacctctggttaccttggatttgagtctcactttcatgcagacgccagggtCAGGATCTGACCGTCAGGCTCGAATTGATGGGTATTTTTTACAAACtcgcaaatcaatatgattggttcgtttgactGGTAATACCGAGAGAATGTgtgattgctaagttgccattggtcccTTTTTTCAGTTATCAATTTGACGTGTTTGATagctggcgtctgcatgaaagtgagattcaagtccaaggtaaccagacgAATTTCTCTTCTCGCTGCTTCGCGTCTCGACTTCACCTCTTCAAGGCTCAAGAAAAACGTCTGGGACCAGGGTAGTCAAAAAATACAAACATTaacctttttgcattttttccaTGCAATAGGAAAAATCTTGTTCCCACAATGTTAAAGATAGACAAAAAAAATAGCTTGACCAAAGCTGCTAGGAAGCTCTTTGTTTTGCAAGTGGCTCAGAGACCCAAGAGAGATGAGGGTCATCTCAGACCATGTCTTGTTGATGCTGCCCTCTTTAACTAAGACAAGTTCTGTTGGCAAGTTCCCTTTTTGTAAAAAGACTTGCCATCACTGCTGACATTATTTCTCCATTATTTTAACTGttactgtttattttgttttattttgacaaagcgCGTACAATAAAAACACTTTCTGCCGAAGTGGTGGCAACATTAACAGTTCACTGACAGTTCTGTTTGCAGTAGTCTAAACTTGCagacaaaaaatgattttgttgCCAGTCTAGAGAACTGCTTTATTCGATGAACAATTAAATACTTAACTTCATCTCTAGGCCGTAAGCAAGCACTCCATGCGCCTTGTGCAAGCAGTGACAAGACGTGAAAGGAGGTGGCGAGGGAAGATTTGCATATTCTCGCCTCACCTTATTCTATATACAACTGCTAGCTTGCAGCTAATCATCTCCGCCGCTGCTGTATCTTCTTTAGGGACATTGCCCAACTGACACAGccgtgaatgcaaaacaaaatgtctCTGATCCATTTTGTAAACACATTTGTATACAAAGTAACAAATTTCAAGTGAAATGTTGCCTAGAAAACCATTAAATAACCATattatccaaaaaaaattacacattCAGCCAAAAATTAGGCTTTACTACGAAGAAGATAGAGCCATTTTCGGTGGCTGTTTTCCACTCGTTCGCTAGCtaattatataaaattattCCAAATACTGTAATTTGAATTTCATTGCCTGAATTCAAATTTCGAACAATCGATTGGGCAATACACTTTTATGTACCAGTGTACCTAAATGGTTGCAATGCTGCGGAGGGGAAGGAAGATGTACATTTttgcttgcggtaatttaacgatCGTTAATACGTCGACTGAAAGGAGATCTTCATTTCTTCGGCAGGGTCATAACGTGTACCCCCAACTGGACCACCTTGTGGACCCcacgagagaagaaagaaaacaatagatggttttcactgtaacgtcatcaaaattaattataaaatcAAAGTcacaaggtcttctgaatttctATTGAAAGgaagttgaagatgacctagaaatgaatcttgttttcaaatttccagttccgtgacgtctttcgtttcgaaaatacagcattcgTATGaattccgaattgtcaccttgcgttcGATTGCGTGACATCACGATACAAAGCTAGTTGGTTTTTAAAAAAggctatccctatgaatctcagcagtttgagcatttcaagtacattaggataTGTGTTCATGCACATGTACTCTATCTCAGGAGCGGAAAGTAAGagctttcatcgcaaagtgaactccagatgtcTTCCGTTgatttttggccgccatattggtggaccacgtGGCGTCTcctaaagttgcgtgaaacgcttcgacaaataagtAAGATACgctgtaccgcacagacctgagaatatgagaggtggttaaaagagttgttttcttcaaaattcCAAGTTCTtgtcctttttcattgaacgatttttcgaatttatttcttttgttgcgtgacagtgaaacttTCTTCAGTTTGAGGTTGCGACGAGCGAAATGAAAAACGCTGAGATCTTCAATGTGGCAAGATGATACAGTGCATCTTAATTGGTCTATTCGTGCATAACCGCAATTCCATGCGTTCCGAAGAAAAATATTAGAGAGTGGCCTCGTTCGCTTCAGGTTCACTCACTGCTGCAGTTTTCGTAGGAAATCCAGGAGATGGGTTTATGCGGATTATTTAGAGGATAAtcaacaactattcaccgaagtggaggtggttAGTGGTAAACACCCatcgctagccaccgacactgacgTGAATAGTTGTATAGTAATAAAACAGTGACTGAGACtaaagcacaaaaagatgacttCAACCTCGcacagttggttgagcaccggctgccatgcgggaggtcgcgagaaagactccggccggaccaacactctgggtcttaaaataactgaggaaagtgctgcctttgtaacgacatctgcaaatggctaGACTCTTCtgtagtcttctcagataatcGTAGGTCCCCTCTCGCCACCCGTCAATGTGCATAACCTTTTGGGACAAAGTAACCCACACACGCTATTCGCAAAGAgaagggcatggagttcccggtgttagGGTCTGTCTTTTGTGTTGTACCATAATGGTTGCATGGGAGGGTAAATGCGCGGAGATACTAGCCACAtaaagctactctaaaatccgagggtaaataaagatatatgatatgttCCTGCAACGATCACAATattatgaccatatttggacattgtgagaatgtgttgaataataattaacaattatcattcgatgtattttttccttccttctcATTGGCCGGGAgtccaccacgtgacctgcaaataatgttttgctgcaaataatattctctTTCTACCAATTTTATGCGCTGATGTCAGGAAGGATTTTGTCAACGAAACCATGTTTTAACCTTGTGTTTATCTCTTCGACACTCCAAACTCTTGGCTCCTGTGAAGatcttctaaaatttcttttaaaatgttctttaaaacTTCGGTAAAAAGAAGAAGTATTAAAAAAGTTTTGGCAGATTAATTTCGCTCTATGTCGAGCCTCTTCAATGCCTTTGTTAAAAGATTATTCTAAAACCCAACAGCTAAAAAGGTGGGGTCAGTCTTTGTCTACTACGACCCTTGGGATTTTAAAGTAATTCCATTCCGTTTTATTATTCATTAGCCGTTCAGGTGGAACATTTTTCATTCTCACGGCTTCTGCGATCTGCCTTGTCATCGAGTCATTTCTGTATGATCCCGTAACTTTCATATTAAATACTTGTCTTTCTTCTTCGTGTTTCTCTCTGCAGTGTCTCCACAGCACCGATCCTTCTTTTCTCCCCTCCAGGAGTTTTAGATGTTCTTTTCCACGAGTATATGCATTTCTGGCGGTTTCTCCTACATATATATCTCCACATTTTTCACACTATCTCGTATGTGACATTATTCGTGTCACAGGAGTTCTTCCCATCCACTCCCGTGCACACCAAGCAATCTTCTCTGTCACACGACGTATGTCTTAGGGGGTCGGAACTTTCTTTGTAGCAGTCTCTTTAGTGACGTGCCTGCTTGTTCGACTATCTTAATCTTGAAACCTTATCTTTTCACTTCGTTCTGCATCCTGTTCTTTAGTTCAGAGTTGGGTGTGACAGGGATGAATATGACAGAGTCATAGCCTCCTTTTGTAACAGAAACAGAATGGGCATTCATCTCTTGTTCTAACTTTTTATACTGGCCTGCCGTTATGATGGTATCGTTCTGGATATGCTCCTCGCATGACCTCATGAGGTCATGCGAGGAGCATATCCAGAACGATACCATCATAACGGCAGGCCAGTATAAAAAGTTAGAACAAGAGATGAATGCCCATTCTGTAATGTGGACACGAATACTGCAAGCTGGGAAAGACAATGGAAATGAGGACCGGATCAGGAATAATATGGTCAGCTGTAACGATCCTCTCCCGCCATTGTATACTCTCAGGAAAGATCATAAGAAGTGTAATGACCCTGAAACTGGTCCACCCTCTAGGCCGGTGTGCGGAGCTGAGTCATCTTTCAACCAGAGAATGTCGCATCTGATGTCAATGATCCTCAAGAGAATAGAAGAGAGAGAAGATAGTATCTGCATGAGCACCGAAGAAATGATGGCAGAGATAAAGAGAGTGAATGACGAAGGCTcagggcgcgacgaaagtgctgtccgatagcccggggctagtggaatgacttgtcgggctagcactttcttatcgtagcttgcccgACGGGCAAGCCACGTTGGTTCctcttttc containing:
- the LOC138044185 gene encoding LIM domain-binding protein 2-like isoform X5, coding for MPSVPLPSPSYSTGRHTPYYTHPDVRIYELNRRLQHRIEDADNVWWDTFAAEFFDDDATLTLSFCLEDGPKRYSIGRNLIPRYFRTIFEGGVKELYYHIVQPKESFHNNTSTITLDCENTTMITHHKTPVFTKVCTEGRLLLEFTLDDLMRIRNWHFAIRHYTEMIPRNVIVGAQDPTFLEPLSKNITRQGMTNATLNYLRLCVILEPMQELMSRHKTYNLNPRECLKSTLFQRWQRMYAPPEYNQGDMMWQPNTPTTPGSPFPKLLDRTLTGQPASKKADTTRPTRTRRKRKPATANSSTPNTGMNSTSSKKKSPSTPGFAIATQDVMVVGEPSLMGGEFGDEDERLITRLGYEDGKSDLADFSSIGEHSI
- the LOC138044185 gene encoding LIM domain-binding protein 2-like isoform X6, which translates into the protein MPSVPLPSPSYSTGRHTPYYTHPDVRIYELNRRLQHRIEDADNVWWDTFAAEFFDDDATLTLSFCLEDGPKRYSIGRNLIPRYFRTIFEGGVKELYYHIVQPKESFHNNTSTITLDCENTTMITHHKTPVFTKVCTEGRLLLEFTLDDLMRIRNWHFAIRHYTEMIPRNVIVGAQDPTFLEPLSKNITRQGMTNATLNYLRLCVILEPMQELMSRHKTYNLNPRECLKSTLFQRWQRMYAPPEYNQGDMMWQPNTPTTPGSPFPKLLDRTLTGQPASKKDTTRPTRTRRKRKPATANSSTPNTGMNSTSSKKKSPSTPGFAIATQDVMVVGEPSLMGGEFGDEDERLITRLGYEDGKSDLADFSSIGEHSI
- the LOC138044185 gene encoding LIM domain-binding protein 2-like isoform X7 — its product is MPSVPLPSPSYSTGRHTPYYTHPDVRIYELNRRLQHRIEDADNVWWDTFAAEFFDDDATLTLSFCLEDGPKRYSIGRNLIPRYFRTIFEGGVKELYYHIVQPKESFHNNTSTITLDCENTTMITHHKTPVFTKVCTEGRLLLEFTLDDLMRIRNWHFAIRHYTEMIPRNVIVGAQDPTFLEPLSKNITRQGMTNATLNYLRLCVILEPMQELMSRHKTYNLNPRECLKSTLFQRWQRMYAPPEYNQGDMMWQPNTPTTPADTTRPTRTRRKRKPATANSSTPNTGMNSTSSKKKSPSTPGFAIATQDVMVVGEPSLMGGEFGDEDERLITRLGYEDGKSDLADFSSIGEHSI
- the LOC138044185 gene encoding LIM domain-binding protein 2-like isoform X8 — translated: MPSVPLPSPSYSTGRHTPYYTHPDVRIYELNRRLQHRIEDADNVWWDTFAAEFFDDDATLTLSFCLEDGPKRYSIGRNLIPRYFRTIFEGGVKELYYHIVQPKESFHNNTSTITLDCENTTMITHHKTPVFTKVCTEGRLLLEFTLDDLMRIRNWHFAIRHYTEMIPRNVIVGAQDPTFLEPLSKNITRQGMTNATLNYLRLCVILEPMQELMSRHKTYNLNPRECLKSTLFQRWQRMYAPPEYNQGDMMWQPNTPTTPDTTRPTRTRRKRKPATANSSTPNTGMNSTSSKKKSPSTPGFAIATQDVMVVGEPSLMGGEFGDEDERLITRLGYEDGKSDLADFSSIGEHSI
- the LOC138044185 gene encoding LIM domain-binding protein 2-like isoform X2 — encoded protein: MPSVPLPSPSYSTGRHTPYYTHPDVRIYELNRRLQHRIEDADNVWWDTFAAEFFDDDATLTLSFCLEDGPKRYSIGRNLIPRYFRTIFEGGVKELYYHIVQPKESFHNNTSTITLDCENTTMITHHKTPVFTKVCTEGRLLLEFTLDDLMRIRNWHFAIRHYTEMIPRNVIVGAQDPTFLEPLSKNITRQGMTNATLNYLRLCVILEPMQELMSRHKTYNLNPRECLKSTLFQRWQRMYAPPEYNQGDMMWQPNTPTTPGSPFPKLLDRTLTGQPASKKDTTRPTRTRRKRKPATANSSTPNTGMNSTSSKKKSPSTPGFAIATQDVMVVGEPSLMGGEFGDEDERLITRLENTQYDASNGVGDDGDFGNSPMSGSPSLWSTDRKPNQDDNPGD